The Perca fluviatilis chromosome 2, GENO_Pfluv_1.0, whole genome shotgun sequence genome includes a region encoding these proteins:
- the LOC120546095 gene encoding C5a anaphylatoxin chemotactic receptor 1 gives MGDISDNESISNIANTTDYYDYDILFPEILTPEIQPIQIAALVFYGLVVLLGVPGNALVVWVTGFCMPRTATSLWFLNLALADLLCCLSIPLLMVPIAHDDHWHFGSLACTLIKSLFYLVMYCSVLQLVLISVDRWMLVSRPVWCQNNRRPKRAVCVCVAVWCLALIGSIPQFYYTKEIKAGENKRECLTVHTTKHGAWLFISIRFLLGFFLPFLVIVVSHVVVYRRAESGLTRARTRSKRTLRVILAVVMSFFLCWLPLHIVDFLTLTVSRSSIHSPNIYLAQVLTLCLAYFNSCLNPLLYVCLGRGFKDSMNRSLRGMLQFISEDPTTKMSITNNDTKSSSNGKETTKI, from the coding sequence ATGGGTGACATCTCGGACAATGAATCTATCTCTAATATAGCCAATACAACTGACTATTACGATTATGACATCCTGTTTCCTGAAATTTTGACCCCTGAAATTCAACCGATCCAGATCGCGGCTCTGGTCTTCTACGGCCTTGTGGTCCTGCTGGGTGTCCCCGGAAACGCTCTGGTGGTGTGGGTGACAGGGTTCTGCATGCCGCGCACTGCCACCTCCCTCTGGTTCCTGAACCTCGCGCTGGCTGATCTTCTGTGCTGCCTCTCCATCCCTCTGCTCATGGTCCCTATAGCCCACGATGACCACTGGCACTTCGGCTCGCTGGCCTGCACATTAATCAAAAGCCTGTTTTACCTGGTGATGTACTGCAGTGTCCTGCAGCTGGTTTTGATCAGTGTGGATCGCTGGATGCTGGTCAGCAGACCCGTCTGGTGTCAGAACAACAGGCGACCTAAGCGggctgtctgcgtgtgtgttgcTGTCTGGTGCCTGGCCCTGATAGGCAGCATTCCCCAGTTTTATTACACCAAGGAGATCaaagcaggtgaaaacaagcgAGAGTGCCTGACAGTACACACTACAAAACACGGTGCCTGGCTCTTCATATCCATCCGCTTCCTGCTGGGATTCTTCCTCCCTTTCCTGGTGATTGTAGTGAGTCACGTGGTGGTGTACAGGAGAGCAGAGAGCGGGCTGACCCGTGCTCGGACCCGCTCCAAGCGCACCCTGAGGGTCATCCTCGCTGTGGTGATGAGCTTTTTCCTCTGCTGGCTCCCACTACACATTGTGGACTTTCTCACATTGACGGTCTCTCGGTCATCCATTCACAGCCCAAACATTTACCTGGCACAGGTTTTAACACTCTGTCTGGCGTATTTCAACAGTTGCCTGAACCCGCTGCTCTACGTGTGTCTGGGCCGGGGCTTCAAAGACAGCATGAACCGCTCACTGCGCGGCATGCTCCAGTTCATCAGCGAGGACCCCACGACCAAGATGAGCATCACTAATAACGACACCAAGAGCTCGAGCAACGGGAAGGAGACAACTAAAATCTGA